The Candidatus Bathyarchaeia archaeon DNA segment CCGTGGAAGGTTCCACGGGGTCTCACGATTATGGGCAAAGACATAATTGTAGCTGGACCAAACACATATGCCTCTCCAGGCGCTAAAGCTCTAATCTCTTCCAAATCCTCATCAGTGACCCACTCGCTGATTCTTCTAACGTAATTCTGATCGTTAGGATTTGTCATCCGCATTATAATCTGATTATTACATTGCGATAACACATCAGCATCAACTCTACTTGGCCTCTGACTAATCAAGCCCAACCCAACAAAGAATTTCCGTCCTTCTTGGGCAATCTGCTTCATTGTAGATAGAGAAACGCTAGTTTCTGCACCGCCAGGAGCAAAACGATGCGCTTCTTCAAAAAGAAGCAAAACAGGTGGAATCTCATCAGCGATTCTGCCAGCTAATATTTTTTTGCCTATAATTGCAGCAACCGCTTGCTGTTCCAGCAGAGGAGTCAAGCTCAAATCGATAACGGTAACTTGCCCCTTCTTAACCAAATCCTTCGCTGAGATACGTTTCTCACCAATTGTTTTAGCAAAAAATGAACGATTATTCAACAAACTAAGTTTAGCTATTAAAAGATCAATCGGCGCGGTACCTCGCACAAAATCTGGGCCAACTCTTCTTATCTCACTCTCGATTGTGCTAAATTGTATAAATTCCCCACGTTCCGCTCTTGCATGTATATCGCTCCAAATAGCATCTATTATTCTCATCTGCGCCTCAGTAATGCTGTAAAAAGAAGATAGAAGAAGATTCAGCTGAGAAGGGTCAAGGTCTGCAAGCTGAATCTTAAGAGGATTAACCTTAACGATGATATCAGGATACTTCTTTCTAACTTTCTGTAAAATTATATCAGACTTTACGGGATCAGTTGAATAAAAAGCTACATTTTTCTGTACTTTTTCCACGCCCACTTTAGCTCGAATAATTAATTCCTCTGGCATTCCAAGCTTTCTCATGTTGTCAAAATTTTTCTCAAAACCAATTGACCGAGCCAAACTGTAATATTCCCCATGTGGGTCAAAGATGACAATAGGCAAATCTGAAATTGAGAGAACCTCCTCAATCAAAACTCCGCCAGCATAACTTTTGCCTGCCCCAGTCATTGCAAGAATTGCAAAATGCTTTGAAACAAGTTCAGTCAAATCGAGGAAAACGGGCACTTTTGGGTCGTCTCTAAGGGAGCCTAAACACAAATTATCTTCTCCTTCTTTAGAAAGTTGCTTTAAAAGGAACTCCGTATCTGCCTCATAAACTCTTTCGCCAGGGTAGACAGGTATCCTTGGACGCAGGAACGCTTTCCCATCCTTACTTCTGAAACCTAAAACTTCCACAACTCCAATAAGCGATTCAGTAATGTCCCTGCGGAAACCAAGATCATCCAATGTTGCTTTTCCGGTCCCTGCCATCAGTGCAACTTGGGCGGGAAGACTTGCGCTGAGCAATTCATTCTGCCGGATCACAGATATGACTCTGCCAAGCAAGAAGGTATCTTTCTCTTCAGACGCTGGAAT contains these protein-coding regions:
- a CDS encoding ATP-binding protein, with product MVLEENKPLGLIIGSTTPYTFQFVGLKTETGHPVTIRRGQFVKIPASEEKDTFLLGRVISVIRQNELLSASLPAQVALMAGTGKATLDDLGFRRDITESLIGVVEVLGFRSKDGKAFLRPRIPVYPGERVYEADTEFLLKQLSKEGEDNLCLGSLRDDPKVPVFLDLTELVSKHFAILAMTGAGKSYAGGVLIEEVLSISDLPIVIFDPHGEYYSLARSIGFEKNFDNMRKLGMPEELIIRAKVGVEKVQKNVAFYSTDPVKSDIILQKVRKKYPDIIVKVNPLKIQLADLDPSQLNLLLSSFYSITEAQMRIIDAIWSDIHARAERGEFIQFSTIESEIRRVGPDFVRGTAPIDLLIAKLSLLNNRSFFAKTIGEKRISAKDLVKKGQVTVIDLSLTPLLEQQAVAAIIGKKILAGRIADEIPPVLLLFEEAHRFAPGGAETSVSLSTMKQIAQEGRKFFVGLGLISQRPSRVDADVLSQCNNQIIMRMTNPNDQNYVRRISEWVTDEDLEEIRALAPGEAYVFGPATIMSLPIIVRPRGTFHGGVTPDLKDELQKF